The genomic DNA CTTTTAAGGGGGATCTAGTTAATGTATAATGTGATGCACAAATCACACTAAAGGGGAGGGGGTAGTGGCTCAAATGGgcagagagaattttatgtttaaaatttttcttgtcctgcctgaaaataattttatttcattaattccaCTTTTGATCATTAATCTTTCAATAGCAAGCATTAGGTGATCAAGTATTTGGTCCCTAAATGTTAGGGTGATTCTTTACCTGCCTTGGGTCCATCATGTCCCTTGATGCTGGGTCCTAATAGCCcggttctttctttccttttaggggGTGGTACTAGTAAGATGTCTGGCAAGGAATAACGGTCAATTCCAAGTTGTCCAATAGGACTTGCACCAATTTTACCTTGCATGTGCATTGTGCATGTCCATTATTTTATAGAGAACTATAGATGTGATCAATAGTTCCCAGTTGTTTAGATATCATTATCTTAGTAGGAGCAGGTGATACACAGtgcaaaaaacaagaaactaaaACTTTATAAGTTACACAAACTGTAATCAAAGTTGGCAATAGGAGGAACAATATCATTAGTAAAGATTTAAGCCAATATCCTCTTGAACCAAACCATTTTCCTAGCATTTCCCTTAAACTGGGAAGAGGATCATTCAGAGTGGAAATCTGATTTTTCAGACGCACCATAAGGGGGGGTTGCATTACAAGACTCATCAGGTATAAAAACACAACATGCACTATGTATTATAGCATAAGCTCCCCCTTGAGAGGTGTTAGAATATTGAGGGCCATGCAATTCTGTAGGACTGCTTTTCTCATCATGGAAATTTCTGAACTGAGCAAACAAATGGCTTGGTTACTATCATTTAAGGATTGCTGGGTGAATTTTGTTAAAGCCTCTATATGAGTAATGATATCTTCTATTCCAAGTGAAGGAATAAATATTGCAGCCAAATAATCATACCATTGGAAAACTGATTGAACCCAACATGCCAACATTGAAAGCAGAATGACAGCAGCTGTTTTCAAGGCTACCTGTAGGTGACATTGAGCCTAAAGGAAACCAATTGTACACCATCCTAACCAATCTGGGGAGATCCAAGGCCATAAATTTGTTCCATAAACCTATTGGGTCCTGTTAGGAGCTATCCCACCATTTTAACATCTAGTGAAAACCGTCTTTCAGACCTTGAAACATACACCCAAAGGTTATCAAACATTAGGTAGGATTAATTTGGGATTTAAAAACATTGACTAATGTGGATCTGATGCCATCGTTCTGCAACTTGCAGCTTGAAGTCAGGCGGATGCTTTCGAAAGCTGTGAGAATGGCCTGATGCATTCCTTTGGACTGCCACGCTTTATGCTACTGGATGCTAAGCCACGTTGCATTCATCCATTTCCTTACTGATGGGAATTTGGAGTGTTCCCAGTTTTTCCCATCACCAACacccttgtgcctgtgttcttgtacGCTACAGGTACCAGCGTGTCTCCGGAAGAAGTACCAGGCAGCGGACTTGCCGGAACATAGaggaaatagcttttatttttccttccagttttaagatCTTGGGCTCAAAGCAAGGACTCTGGAGTCCCAGAGCAGGGATTAGGATTTGGACATCTTTGGGCATGATTACTCTGCCCACCACACCCAGCTCCCTCTCCAGAGCTCACCTACACCTGCCTTCTTTGTTTGTATCAGTTCCCCCCAAGAGTCAGAGAGAGCAGTTGGCCTGTGGTTGGGCTGGTGCTGGTGCGGagcgggtggggtggggagggggcatccTCCCAGTAATTGGGCAGGGAGCAGAAGCAGGCAGGATGGGGTCTAGGGCTCTCCAGGCCAGCCGCCACTGTCTCCCAGGCTGGAGAAGGGGCTTGAGGGGAAAGGCAAATGGGGTGAACTGAATGAGGGTGGGGTTCTGACCTCCTCCTACACACGGGGGCCAGATGTATGACCTGCCACTATTTCCCTCTGGAACTGGAAAGCTCAGGGCCAAGCCACAGCCTGTGATATACATGTTTCCAGCCACATTTTTCTGTGGTAGTTGGTCAGAACACGGAACAGGGAGATGGTGTGCTcagtggagggaagggaggcagggaaaaTGCATCACCAAGGGTTGAGGTCACGCCCTCCCATGTCACCTCCCTTTCAACAAGCTTCTCTATTTCCTCACACTGGTGACCACAGCCCCGGGACCCCCTCTGCCGACAGGcggtgctggtgctggtgctggaCTTCTCCCCGGGCACAAGTTGCCTGCACGTCTCGGTGAGCAGAAACCTCAGCTGGAAGGTCTCTGCCAAACTTAGTTACGCAGACAGCAGCGAGATGTGCTACACCGCCAAGCAATAACCAGTGGATCAGGTTCAGGGTCAAAGCTGTAAACTAAGCAGTCAAGCCCACCTTCTCCAGGGAGGGGTTTGAGAGGAAGGATTCAGTCCCACGAACGTTCTTTGCTGACCCTGAGGTCTGTGACTGTCCCATCCCACATGTGGTCTGTCCACCTGAGCTCATGCCATGAACTCTGGAAGCGAGTCAGGGTGAGAATATGGGGGAAGGGTGGACCCAAGTGCTGCCCATTGTCCAGGTGCAGTCACTCCTTACTTCCCATCCTCACTGCGCCCATCCTGCCCCTGTCCCAGGTAGCTCATGTTGGGTGGTCTCATATATGGGTCCCCTGATTCTAAGATGAGCTACTCTGAGGAGCCACCCTTCCCAATCTCATTCCATCCACACCCACAGTAGTTGTCAGACATCATAGGATCACAGAGTAGGATCGAGAGCCTCCTCCAGCGAATCCAACATTTTGAGCATCCCGACACCCTGTCGTGGGGTTTGGTGACTTCTGCATCATCCCCCTCCTATGTTTTGGGAATTTAACAACAACCCTTGAACAAAACAGATCCGACCCTTGCTTTTGCTCATTCAATGCCTTACAGAACCTGGACCAGCCTCTACTCCCTTTACTCCCTGAATCACATCTTCCTCCCTCAAGGGAGATTATCCCTGATTACTTTTATtcacacacagggacacacagtCACCAACCTGGAATGTCCTATCTACCGTCATACCCCCTTTTGTGTAGTAAAACACCGGTCTTTCGGGAAGGGTGTCAGGCAGAACCACCCTCGCCTCACTCAAACACAAATCTGTCCCTCTGAGTCTCAGGCTGGTACAGCCCTGGGTCCCGGCTGAGGGAAGGAAGTGCTCCCCAACCTCCAGTGAGGGGGAAATCGAACATGGAGTTCAGACTCAATCTCGTGTGTCCTGAAGAGGCAGTCTGGGAGATTGAGCGGGGACACGGAAATATCATTTCCAGGAAAATCTGTGTCATGGGGCGGGTGGAAGAGTATTTGACGGGGACCATGCAAGAACACAGACCTACTAACCACACTTGCCATAGAACCTGACGGGCCAATTTCCACTCAAGGGTATAGAGACGAccaggctggaggagggtggTCAGCTGGCTAGGGCAGGGAGGATGTGAAAGCTTCCAGATCGGAGCTCTGGAAGGGGGTCATGAGTTCCTgctgatggggagggggaatggcagAGATGAATGGGAACCGCCAGACCCCAAAGGAGGAGGGGGGTTTGgagagaactagaagagggccttcGGGGGAAAGGGAGGACGTGCCAATGTGGCCTGGCAGAGCCCACACAGGACCCAGACCTGGGACACTCCGCTGGCTTGACTGCAGGGATGGTAGCAGAGGCTGGCCCAGAGTCCCCACCACAGGATGCCGGAGATACTGTTCTGGAAAAGGCTCTGACGTGGAGCagcgccccgccccggccccctacccctacccctccagagagaaggcagaacaCAGAACATGAGAGGTACTTTAATTGGAAACTGCTGTGAaactggggcggggcgggggcaaaACAAGGGGGAGAGGAAGCCCGAGCTGAGGCAGAACAGGAGGGAACGAGCTTGGCCACAGCTCCCGGGCCCCAAAGGTACCAGCTGCTCCTCTTGCAGGAAGACGCTGGGCTCAACCTGTGAAACAGCGGAGTCAGGGAAGAGCCTCAAGCCagggccagcccccagccctgctcaacAGCCAGGACTGTGGGAAGGGGTACGGTGTGTGTAACACTCACTTCAAAGGGTCTGGAACTTGTCAGCCAGGTACTGCATGGCGGCTGCAACAGGGACAGGCATTAGCAGGCGCTCCAGACAGAGGGATATAGAAGCCCGTCCCCCTATCCCCGTGAGGAACCGCCTAGCCCTGCAACCTGAAACCCCCTCCAGACCCGATGCAAAGAGCTCTGGGCCTGATCACTCCCCACCACCCAAATTGAATGTGGAACCGGTTCCTAAAGGGAAACAAAATGTGCCAGCGGCTCTCATGCTGTGGGCCGTGCCACAACCAGTCAGAACTcgtcacacaaacaaacaaacaatccaacaaGAACCTTAGAAGCCACACCAAGCAGCAGTTCAAGGAAAAAATCAACGAGGCATCTCTAAAAGTCCTATCAGAAGGAGATTCCCTAGGACTGGTCTGGTTGGCAAAGTGTGCATGCAGTCCAGACAGTACTTTGCTACTTGTACACACGCCCAGCTGTACATGCACAGCCGGCTCCAGGGCCAGGCCTGCTAGGTTCTCCTCCCCACAGGGATGTTGGTCCCTGCGAGGCCGACTGCACCtgcagcccacccccaccccaggtgccCACCTGGGTTCTGCACTAAGACACCGCTCTCCGTCCCTGGTTCCTCATACCAAGTTGCTCCTTAAGGTCGTCTATTTCTCTCTGTAGCACGAGACACTAGGCCAGCAGAcacaggaggaagagaaatgatTAGTATactctggcctcctctctcctccaccttctcctctctccaGGGCCCTCCATCCCAAAGCCGGGTGGCTAGACTGGCAAGGGCTCCTCAGTGGAAAGGAGGTGGGCTCCCTCCGTGGGGTACgcgatgggggcaggggagggggggccCCACACATGTCAGTTGAACTTGGACCCAGATCCCGCCCTCGAGTTTGGGCCTGCATTTCCAGGAGCCAGAGGAAGCATTACCCAAGGACAGCCCTGCGTTCCCAGTGGCTGCTGCTGCCTTTCCGGTCTTGGGGGATGGTCAAGTGGCTCCCGGTCACCTGAGAGGGAAAGGACACACAATCCAGCTTCCCAGGCTCCCAGTGAGGTGGAAAGGGCCAAGCGGGGTCTAACGTGAGGTGAGGCAGCACCACCCTCCGCTGGCAACAAGCCGCCCCTGCTCTGCCCAGCAGCCCGAACCTTCTCTCTGGGCCTGCCTCCCCTGTTCCCCGGGGGCAGCCATTTCGCCACCGCGGGCCCCAAAGACTGTGGCTCTGGATTCGACCCTCCCAGAGCTGCAGCCACAGCCAGCACGTGGGAGAGCAATGTGGGCGAACAGGACTTAACAGAAAAGGCTGTTCCCCTGCAAGTCTACACCCGGAGGAGCTGTTTGGGGCACTGCCACCCATCACCCCGGCCGCACAAACCCCACACAGAGGATGATGTGGCTCAAggccagccctgccagcaccccGTCTCCTGTGGGAGAAGCTGCCTGGGAGCAAGGCTGTGCCCCCAGCAGAGACAGAGCCAGAGGTTTCTgtcctccacccctctcccctcccctcatatCAAACCCACGACACTCACCTGAGGGGACAGGCCCCCTGGGCATGACTTCTCCTGGGTTCAGGGCCAAGGGCTCTGAGTTGCCTGGATCTTGGGGGCCTCTGGTGTTGAGGTCGCCACTGCTGGCTTTTCCACGATGCATGCGTGGAAAACATGTGCCTGGCCTGTAAGCTGGCAGCTGAAACAAGAATTTCTCACCGATTTGGACTAAGgatgtgtgtctctctgtgtgtgtgtgtgtgtgtgtgtgtgtgtgtgtgtatgtgtgtgtgtgtgtgtgtgtgagagagagagagagagagagagagagagagagagagagagagagagagagagagagttatgtGATTAGGGGCCGGGGTGAGGCAGGGAATTGGGAAGGGAATTGAAAGGCTGATCTCATTAGCACTTCCTCCCTCAGTCAGCCCCAGGCCAGCAGGCAGAGGTGATCTAGGGACAACAGTGGGGCACTGAGAAAGCCCAGGTCCCCTGCAAGGAAGGTCTGGGGAACAGCTAGGAAGTAGGAATCAGGAAGCTGGTGAGTCTAAATACTGAGGTTTTTTGGGGAAGCTTTTAAGGGATCCCCCGACCCAATTCAGCTACCAGCCCTCCCTTCCATCCCAGCCCCAGTCTCGCAGAGGAGGCTGGAAACAGGCCAAGAGTGGAGAACCGGGCCCAGCACACCCGAAGTGCTACCTTAATGTTTGTCCCTAGTAAAAGGAGCCCGATCTGGCATCCTAATGACCCAGTGACCGAGGGGCACCCAATGACGACCCCTGAGGGATGGACAGAGGCAGCATGGGTGAAGACGTGTGTCCTGGGGGCGgttggagcgggggtgggggaagagtggggagagaggaggagcatGGCCTACTCACTTGGCCCTTTGCGGCTGGGTCTCTATTTGGGTCCTTATCTTCTCCCGCCACCGCCTCAGACTCCCTTGCCCGCCTGGCCACGGATTTCTTCCCAGCGCCGGTGTGCTTGGACTGTTCGGTTCCCAAAGGGACCAAGGTATACCTCTTGAATCTCCCAAGCAGCGGAATACCAGAGATTGGGGGCAAGGTGGCCGGTTCCAGGGCAGTTGCCGAGATTCGCTCTCCCCCAGAAGGGAAGGTTGTCCCCGGGGCAAGTTTGGAGGCTCCCCTGAGGGATTTCTTCTCCTGGGCCCCCTTCTTCCTAGGAGTGACCCACGGCAGGccacctgcagcagcagcagcagcagctcccgGGTAGCTGGACCTgctgccccccttcccccagaGCACGCTCCGCATTTTCTTAGGGGAAGAGATGCCCTGCTCTCCCACGTCCTCCGTTTCCACAACCGAAGTGAGTCCTCGCGGAGCCGAGGACAGGGAAGAGCCTGGCACGTGAAGGAAATTCTCCCTGACTTGGAAATTCGAGTGTCTGGGAGTGTCCCCGGGATCCTCGGGTCTGCTGGGCTCGGCCTGGCCTCCTCCTCTGGGGTAAGTGCTCACCGTCATCAGCTGTGTCTCACTGAACTCATCTGAGGACTCGGGGTTGGACAGCAGCCAGGCCAGGCCTTCCTCGGGGAGCCGCTGGCGATCCGCGGCCACGTTCAACCTACGCTTAGGGCCTCTCTCAGGGTTCCCCCAGGCCCGGCCCGCTTCGGGCCCACCGAGGTGGAGAGGGCGGGCCGGAGCTGGCGGCGCTTCCCCACAGCTCTGGTCGGGCGCTCCTCGACCGCCGGGGCCCGCCTCGAGGCCGGCCCACGCGGCGGACACTTCGAAGGCGGCGCAGCTCTCCAGGGACGGGTGTCTGCGGACGCCCAGCACGTCCCACTCGGCCAGCTGCAGCAAGATGGCCGCCGCAGACTCCTCGTCCAGGTCCAGGAGGTCCCTCTTGTCGTCAGCCGGGGAGCCAGGTCGGCCTTCGGGGCCCCACGGCACCGGCCCTCCCGCTTCCAGCATCTCCCGCTCCAACTGGAAGCCCTCGGGGTCCGGGAAGCCGCCCCCGCCCTCGCCGCTCCGCGGCTCCCCGGGCTCGGGGCCTGGGTCGGGTCCCCATGGGACTGCGGGGCCGGCCGGGCCGACGCCGGCCCGCTCCCCGCCCTCTGGGCCGAAACCCGTTCCCCACACAGACACCTCATCGGGGGAGCTCATGTCGCGACCCTGGCGGCGCCGGAACCGGGGCGACGGTCGATGGCCCGAGTCGCGGTCACGGCGGGTGAGGCGGGCGGCGCTCAGAGGGCAGCGGCAGCCACCTCACGCGCCGCACGAGCTCGCCTCAAAGGAGACGACGCGCGGCTTCCAGCGCGCCTCCCACGCCCGCGCCGCGGCCTCCTCATTGGTCCAGGCCCCGCCAACCAGCGGGCGCCTTGTTCGCCTGCCGCCTCGAGGCCTAACCAATGGGGTCGAGGGCCTCTGGTTTGCCCCCAAGCCTGTGGGCGGTCCGGGCAGTGGGCTGGCGAAGGGGATGGTGGGAGTGCCTCCCTCTGTCAAGCCTCTCGGCCCGCCTCCTCCTGTCCCGCCTCCCCTTTCCGGTTAGAGTCACAGCTCTGAGCCTCCGTCTCCCATCTACACAGGGGGTCGGGGAGTGAGGGCGCTGGGCTCCACGGGTGGTGAGGATGAAACGTCAAGATGGAGGCGCTGGACGCCTAGCAGGCGCCGAAAGCATTTGCCAGCCTCCCTTCCACCGCAAGCCTTACGACCCAACAGGAGAATGGGCACAGGAGTCCCGCAGTCAGCGATCAGGGGTCGGCCAGAGAGCAAAGGGATCGTATTTTCGTTCTGTAAGGTCTCTGTCTCAACTGCTCCATCAAATGTGGCTCAGCAAACGTTATTGGCAGGCGGGTTTGGCGGACAGACTGGGGTTGGCGGACAGACTGGGGTTGGCCTCGCTCCATCAGCCCTTCCCCCGCTCTGAGGCAAattcaaagaagaggaaatcGCAGTGGCCAGTTACACCCCAAGAGATGCTCCCCACCGCTGATCCTGGAGATGTGAGCTAAAACCACGAATCGGGTTTCACACACTAGGTTGACAGCCTTCAAAGAGCTTAACCATTCCGAGGGTGGGAGAGGTTAGGAGCAAACCCCTGTGGCGGTGGTGCAAGAGATCCATTTGGGAGGTAATCTGGCAGAATCCATTGAAAGCAACTTAGTGCCAGCACggactctgtgcctggcactcttCTAAGCGCTGGGCATAGATAGTAATGCATCCGCGTGACACGCCTAGAACTATAGTACCAACTATTACTGGCCTCTTAccggtgaggaaacaggcactgaGAGGTTCAGCCACGGGCCCAAGGTCATTCGGCTCGTGGGGATCAGCGGCAGGATTGAAACCAAtcaatctgactccagagtccttgCTTTGAGCCCAAGatcttaaaactggaaggaaaaataaaagctatttcctCTATGTTCCAGCAAGTCCGCTGCCTGGTACTTCTTCCGGAGACACGCTGGTACCTGTAGTgtacaagaacacaggcacaagggtGTTGGTGATGGGAAAAACTGGGAACACTCCAAATTCCCATCAGTAAGGAAATGGATGAATGCAACGTGGCTTAGCATCCAGTAGCATAAAGCGTGGCAGTCCAAAGGAATGCATCAGGCCATCCTCACAGCTTTCGAAAGCATCCGCCTGACTTCAAACTGTAAGTTGCAGAACGATGGCTTTGGATTCACATTTGTAAATTAAAGCACTTGCGTgcgtgggcacacacacacacaccagtcaatCCTATGTAATATATGAGAATTCATTCAAGTATATGTACAAGTATGTCTTAAAGTTTTGAAGGACGCACAACCAAGGCCTACCAGTTGTGATGGGGGTGGGTGTGGATAGCCAGGTGTCTCTCAATTTTTCTTGGAACTGTCAGTTCTCAGCTTCCCTGAGCTGAGCAGTACTGATGTCTGGGGAGTGGTCCCTCTCTTGGTTTCTATATGGCCCATGGATGTTAGAATTTCCCTTGTCTGCCACCCAACTCCTACTCTGACACCCCTCCATTCCTCTCATACCTTCCTTCTGCTCTTTCCCTTTCATACTCCTCTGCCTTCAGTCACCTCTCTCTCCTGCATCCTGCTCTGGCTGACCTCCTGGAGAGTCCTGGGATGTCTGAACCCCTCTTGTCTGTGGAACTCAAAGGCCCAGTTTTCTGGGTCTGCACCTGAGAAGCTGGCCATGCTGGAGAAGTTACAGAGCAGGGGAGATTGGGTGCACTGTAAATCTGCAATCCTCCTCCTCGAGCCTGCCCCCGATGGTGCCTGCCTGTTTGTGGATACCGCCCTCTTCCACTTCTCCCAGTGACTTTTTAAGTCATGGTGTGCtatttcaaatatgttaaaatgaaTAAGGAAGGATATAGCAAAATCTCCTGCATCCACCAGCATCCTATGAAACATTACCAGTGGATCCAGTGGAAGCCTCCGTCTTCCCTCTCACCATTtccactcccttcctccctcgCCCATAGAGAGACTCCCAGAACTTCTTCTCACCTTCTCCACTCTCTTCGTCCCTGTGGCTCTCCTACCTGCTCTTCCCCTGCATCCCATACGTCTCCAATGATGTCACTAATCTCTGCTTTACCCCCCTACACTCACCAGGATCCAATACTGGTTTTGACTTACTCTCTTGGCCTGGGGTGGGAGCCAGTGTCAGAGGTTCCTCTTGGCCTTCCCAAGGTGATAGCTCTTACTCCACAGACCAGTGACCCGATGTGCAGGTCATTGCTCCAACTGCCAAGTGTATCACTTAGAATTATCAGCTTGGGGACTGGAGAAATGACCACTATGTTGGTCCAGGGACCCAGTCAGCTCACCGTGAACTGATATCTATCCCCAACTCCTTTTACTGCCAGAACCTCATAAGCCCCACTCTAACAGGGCCCCATCATGACACTTTGGGCTTCTGGGATCAATGTCAGCTCAGAACCTGTGGCCAGTAGTCCTAGACATGTCTGTGTCCAGTGCCAGTGTGCAGTCACCCAAGCATCTaagaaaactgctataaacatttgcatacagATTTTTGGcgaatgtaagttttcatttctcttgggtaaatatctaggagttaACTTGCTGGATTGAATCGTTAGTGTATTTTTAACTGTTTCCAGagcgtctgtaccattttttgcattctcaccaacaatgcagGGGAGTTCTAGCTGTTCCTCAGTCTCtctagcacttggtattgtctgtattttgtttttatttcagccatGCTTATAGCTATgttgtggtatttcattgtggctttagttatttccctaatgactaatgaggtCAAACATCTTCTCAATAGCTTACTGGCCATCCAGTAAGCACAATGTCagttcgatttttttttttttttgctcattatttattgggttgtttgatttcttATTACTGAATATCGAATGTTCTTTGTCTCATTCGGATACAAGTTCTTTACCAtgtgtgctttgcaaatattgtttcccagtctgtggcttatgctttcaaaaacaaagaaacagacaacacaatttaaaaatgggcaaaggaattgattagatatttctccaaagaagacacacaaatggcctacaggtatatgaaaaatgctcaacatcactagtcatcagagaaatgcaattcaaaaccacaatgagttatcacctcaaaACTGTTAAGATggccagtattaaaaaaaaaacaaaacgaaacttaaaatagcaagtgttggcaaggaagtgaagaaaatgaatcccttgtgcattgctggtgggagtgtaaaatggtgcacccaccatggaaaacagtatggaagttcctaaaaaaataaaaatggaactcccatatgatccagcattcccacttccgtatatttacatttacattacaaactaattgaaatcaggatcttgcaTAGATtattgcactcccatgttcattgcaccattattcacaatagccaagagatgaaaacaacctaaatatctatcaacaggtgaatggataaaaggtagtatatataatgtatacatataacagaatattattcagcctttaaaaagaaggaaatcttgctatATGCTGTagtatggatgaactttgaggatattatactaagtgaagtaagccactcacaaaggacaaatactgcatgtttcCACTTATATgcggtatctaaagtagtcaaactcttaGCAGCAGGAAGTAGAATCCTGGTTGCcaagggcttgggggagggggaaatggggagttgttgttcaatGAGTATAGATTTGCAGTCATGCAAgatgaagaattctggagatctgATTACAACAATGTTCATATAGTTAACAACATTGTACACTAAAAAATTTGTTAATAAGGTCGGTTTCATATTATGTgtttttgcaataaaaataaattaaaaaataaaatgccttattCAGTGGCTTTTCATATATTCCCAGTTGTGCATctatcacaatcaattttaggatATTTGTGTTAGCCCAAGAAGATGCCCTGTATCCCTTAGCCATCACCCCCtaccccccaacccaccccagcCCTATAGGCAAGTAAtaaactactttctgtctctatgatttgccTAGTTAggaaattttgtataaatggaatcacacaatatatagtacgttttgtctggcttctttcacttaatataatgtttttgaggttcactcatgttgtagcatgtatcagtacttcagttatttttattgccaaataatattccatggtatggctataccacattttatttatacattcttcagtttatgggcatttgggttatgTTTACTTTGGGAATATTATGGATAATATTCCCAAACTAAATGCTGTTACGAATATTCATATACATTTTGAGTTCATGAGtttttttggtgaacatatgttttcagttctcttaggtAGATCCCTAGGAATGGACATtctggctcatatggtaactctatgtttaactttttaagaaaataccaGAATATTTTCCAAAGAGATTCAACTATTTTACATTATCACCAGAAGTGTATGAGGATTCAAATTTCTCCAAAtccaaatatttgttattatctgtattttggattatagccatcctattgTTTTTGCAacatggtatctcattatggttttgatttatatttccctacTGACTAGTGGTTCTGAACatcctttcatatgcttattaaccACTtctataccttctttggtgaaatgtctatacAAATCTTTTACCCAATTTTTTAATGgggtcattttcttatttatttattattcttattctttattctggatacaagttctttgttAGATCtgtgactttcaaatattttctcccagtctgtaccttgtcttttcattttctgaatagTGCCTTCTGAAgcataaatgttttacattttgatgaagtccaatttatcaagtttttcttttatggatcatgcttttggtgttatatctaagaaatcattgcctaacttatgtttacaaagatttttctcctaggGTTTCTTTTAACAGATTTATAGTTGTAGGTTTTACTTTtaagtctctgatccattttgcatTAAGTTTTGTGTGTGCTGTGAAGTAAGGTTCTAAGTTTGTATTTTTGCATGATATCCAGTTGTACCAGCACCAcgtgttgaaaagactatcctttccccattgaattgaaAATCATTGACCATAAATATAAGGAGAGTTcgttatttctgaactctcaattctgttccattgatctatc from Balaenoptera acutorostrata chromosome X, mBalAcu1.1, whole genome shotgun sequence includes the following:
- the LOC130706278 gene encoding uncharacterized protein CXorf49 homolog, whose amino-acid sequence is MSSPDEVSVWGTGFGPEGGERAGVGPAGPAVPWGPDPGPEPGEPRSGEGGGGFPDPEGFQLEREMLEAGGPVPWGPEGRPGSPADDKRDLLDLDEESAAAILLQLAEWDVLGVRRHPSLESCAAFEVSAAWAGLEAGPGGRGAPDQSCGEAPPAPARPLHLGGPEAGRAWGNPERGPKRRLNVAADRQRLPEEGLAWLLSNPESSDEFSETQLMTVSTYPRGGGQAEPSRPEDPGDTPRHSNFQVRENFLHVPGSSLSSAPRGLTSVVETEDVGEQGISSPKKMRSVLWGKGGSRSSYPGAAAAAAAGGLPWVTPRKKGAQEKKSLRGASKLAPGTTFPSGGERISATALEPATLPPISGIPLLGRFKRYTLVPLGTEQSKHTGAGKKSVARRARESEAVAGEDKDPNRDPAAKGQLPAYRPGTCFPRMHRGKASSGDLNTRGPQDPGNSEPLALNPGEVMPRGPVPSGDREPLDHPPRPERQQQPLGTQGCPWCLVLQREIDDLKEQLAAMQYLADKFQTL